Proteins from one Setaria italica strain Yugu1 chromosome V, Setaria_italica_v2.0, whole genome shotgun sequence genomic window:
- the LOC101778270 gene encoding triose phosphate/phosphate translocator, chloroplastic has protein sequence MSALGALSGGAAGVAGLLSLRRRAAAPPPPSALASSSHLPPLKCAAVPDAGHLVWGRQLRPALALLPFPSQAARKQTPRPPAAASAGEAKPAGFLSKYPALVTGFFFFMWYFLNVIFNILNKKIYNYFPYPYFVSAIHLLVGVVYCLISWSLGLPKRAPVNANLLKLLFPVALCHALGHVTSNVSFAAVAVSFAHTIKALEPFFNAAATQFILGQQVPLSLWLSLAPVVIGVSMASLTELSFNWTGFINAMISNISFTYRSIYSKKAMTDMDSTNVYAYISIISLIVCIPPALMFEGPKLMQHGFNDAIAKVGLQKFVTDLFLVGLFYHLYNQVATNTLERVAPLTHAVGNVLKRVFVIGFSIIVFGNRITTQTGIGTSIAIAGVAMYSYIKAKIEEEKRKKKSA, from the exons ATGTCGGCGCTCGGCGCcctctccggcggcgccgccggtgtcGCTGGCCTCctcagcctccgccgccgtgcagccgcgccaccaccaccctctgCGCTCGCCTCCTCGTCGCACCTCCCGCCGCTTAAGTGCGCCGCCGTTCCCGATGCCGGCCACCTCGTCTGGGGCCGCCAGCTCCGCCCGGCGCTCGCCCTCCTCCCGTTCCCGTCGCAGGCCGCCAGGAAGCAGACCccacgcccgcccgccgccgcctccgcagg GGAGGCCAAGCCCGCTGGTTTCCTCAGCAAGTACCCTGCCCTGGTCaccggcttcttcttcttcatgtg GTACTTCCTCAACGTCATATTCAACATCCTCAACAAGAAGATCTACAACTACTTCCCCTACCCATA CTTTGTGTCGGCGATCCATCTTTTAGTGGGTGTCGTATACTGCCTCATCAGCTGGAGTCTCGGTCTCCCTAAGCGTGCG CCTGTCAATGCGAATCTCCTAAAGCTGCTCTTTCCAGTGGCGCTGTGCCATGCTCTTGGTCATGTCACAAGCAACGTCTCCTTCGCTGCTGTTGCAGTCTCATTTGCCCACACTATTAAAg CTCTGGAGCCCTTCTTCAACGCAGCCGCTACTCAGTTTATCCTTGGACAGCAGGTTCCCTTGTCTCTGTGGCTGTCCCTTGCCCCTGTTGTCATTG GTGTTTCAATGGCATCCCTCACTGAGCTCTCATTCAACTGGACTGGCTTCATCAATGCCATGATATCTAACATCTCCTTCACTTACAGGAGCATTTACTCCAAGAAAGCTATG ACTGACATGGATAGCACCAACGTGTATGCTTACATCTCAATAATTTCTCTCATTGTTTGCATTCCACCTGCACTGATG TTTGAAGGGCCTAAACTGATGCAGCACGGATTTAATGATGCTATTGCAAAAGTAGGTCTGCAAAAGTTTGTTACGGACCTTTTCTTAGTTGGACTGTTCTACCATCTGTATAACCAG GTTGCTACAAATACTTTGGAGCGAGTGGCTCCTCTGACACACGCTGTTGGCAATGTGTTGAAACGTGTGTTTGTCATTGGTTTTTCAATCATTGTTTTTG GCAACAGAATCACGACACAAACTGGTATTGGCACATCCATTGCCATAGCTGGTGTGGCCATGTACTCTTACATCAAGGCTAAGATTGAAGAGGAGAAAAGG AAAAAGAAGAGCGCGTGA
- the LOC101779354 gene encoding protein NUCLEAR FUSION DEFECTIVE 6, chloroplastic/mitochondrial isoform X2, whose protein sequence is MAAAAARSLLRSSASLLRAAPARSSTSSAATRPPLRRALAAPPRLLRSPVESSFCVESLMPLHSATAGARMTSMLAIPGRGLGWLTQGPDEIR, encoded by the exons atggccgccgccgccgcaaggtCGCTTCTCCGCTCGTCGGCCTCCCTTCTCCGCGCTGCCCCGGCGAGgtcctccacctcgtcggctGCGACACGTCCGCCTCTTCGGCGCGCGTTGGCTGCTCCTCCCCGCCTCCTCAG GTCGCCCGTTGAGTCGAGCTTCTGCGTGGAGTCGCTTATGCCGCtgcacagcgccaccgccggcgcgcgGATGACGTCCATGCTTGCCATCCCTGGCCGAGGCCTCGGCTGGCTCACCCAAG GACCTGATGAAATTAGATGA
- the LOC101780006 gene encoding DDB1- and CUL4-associated factor 13 yields MRVKVISRSTDEFTRDRSQDLQKVFRNYDPGLRSQEKAVEYTRALNAAKLEKIFAKPFIGAMDGHIDAVSCMAKNPNHLKAIFSGSMDGDIRLWDIAARKTVCQFPGHQGAVRGLTTSTEGDLLVSCGVDCTVRLWKVPMLKMVDTSDHIGDTSQPSAVYTWKHAFWGADHQWDGNLFATVGAQVDIWDPNRSEPVNSFEWGKDTVLSVRFDPGDCNILITSASDRSLTLYDLRMSSPARKLIMKTRCNSVCWNPREPMNFTAANEDTNCYSFDARRLDEAKIVHKGHVSAVMDIDYSPTGREFVTGSYDRTVRIFNYLGDHSREIYHTKRMQRVFCVKYTYDGTYLVSGSDDTNLRLWKSKASEQLGVLLPRERKKQEYLDAVKERYKHLPEVKRIVRHRHLPKPIYKAANMRRTMIEAENRKEERRRKHSAPGSMPVQPFRKRRIIKEVE; encoded by the exons ATGAGGGTGAAGGTGATATCGCGCTCCACCGACGAGTTCACGCGCGACCGCAGCCAGGACCTGCAG AAAGTATTCCGCAACTATGATCCAGGGCTTCGTAGTCAAGAGAAAGCCGTTGAGTACACTCGTGCACTTAATGCTGCAAAGTTAGAGAAA ATATTTGCTAAGCCATTTATTGGAGCTATGGATGGACATATTGATGCGGTATCGTGCATGGCCAAAAACCCCAATCATTTGAAAGCAATATTTTCTGGTTCAATGGATGGAG ATATTCGCCTTTGGGACATTGCTGCGAG GAAGACAGTTTGCCAGTTCCCTGGACACCAAGGTGCCGTACGAGGTCTAACAACATCCACGGAAGGCGATCTTCTTGTATCATGTGGCGTTGACTGCAC TGTTCGACTCTGGAAAGTTCCAATGCTTAAAATGGTGGAcactagcgatcacattggagACACTTCCCAG CCATCAGCAGTCTATACCTGGAAGCATGCATTCTG GGGTGCTGACCACCAGTGGGATGGTAATCTTTTTGCAACTGTTGGTGCTCAAGTTGATATATGGGATCCTAACAG GTCGGAGCCAGTAAATAGCTTTGAGTGGGGTAAAGATACAGTTCTTTCTGTGCGATTTGATCCTGGAGATTGCAATATTTTGATTACATCAGCCAG TGATCGGAGTCTAACACTTTATGACCTGCGCATGTCATCTCCAGCTAGAAAGCTAATAATGAAG ACAAGGTGCAATTCGGTATGCTGGAACCCAAGGGAGCCCATGAACTTTACTGCT gCAAATGAAGACACAAACTGTTACTCCTTTGATGCTAGAAGGCTGGATGAAGCCAAAATTGTTCACAAAGGCCATGTTTCGGCAGT GATGGATATTGACTACTCACCGACAGGGCGTGAATTTGTTACTGGTTCCTATGATAGAACA GTAAGGATTTTTAATTATCTTGGTGATCATAGCAGAGAGATTTACCACACCAAGAGGATGCAAAG GGTGTTTTGTGTGAAGTACACCTATGACGGGACCTATCTAGTCTCTGGCAGTGATGATACAAATCTTCGGCTGTGGAAGTCCAAAGCTTCGGAACAACTCGGAGTT CTTCTTCCACGGGAGCGCAAAAAACAAGAATACCTGGATGCTGTGAAGGAGAGGTACAAGCACCTCCCAGAAGTGAAGCGGATTGTGCG GCATCGACACCTACCGAAGCCAATCTACAAGGCAGCCAACATGCGGCGTACGATGATTGAGGCGGAGAACCGGAAAGAGGAGAGAAGGCGAAAGCACAGCGCTCCAGGGAGCATGCCCGTGCAGCCCTTCAGGAAGCGAAGGATCATCAAAGAAGTTGAGTAG
- the LOC111257372 gene encoding probable metal-nicotianamine transporter YSL1, producing the protein MAGEDVTGEHVDSKEHEEEDASSVEAIFAGQPPAPWWRQVTVRSVAASVVLGTVFSFMAMRLGFTTGVVPSFNMPASLVSFFVISSWTRLLGRCGVPTPPFTRQENVVVQTCVIACATLAFYGGFMTSLPAMSPTVARAAGGPGTGTNVYTLHAGKMIAYSFLTGFSSLFITLLLTKVMILDYKLLYPSGSAIAGLVNSFHTPKGAATAKLQVAALLRSLVGSFGWAAFQWFYTGGDGCGFQAFPLFGLDAYEKRFYFDFSPSLVGVGIICPFMVNLSLLVGAVLSSGILWPILQAKQGSWYTDPSPSSLRGLNGYKVPMGISLVLGDCLFQLTAVTIRTARSFHHRRQTSQQQPDEEPAARSYDEHRRIQSFQSGQIPTSFALAGYALLAAVVTVLLPTIFPQVRFYHVAVCYAMAPLMAFCSSYASGLTDWSLGTIYGKLAIFIFGAWVGEASGGAIAGLVAGSIVVVVIGNSSELMHDFKSAYLTLTSPRSMFASQVIGTALGCVINPLLFLGFQKMVAKGHLGEPNSPYPAPMAMAYRGIADISVEGIRTLPKHSIMICIPCFCAALFVDALAAVAAACKWRIRGCIPNIMAMAIPFFVGPTFTIDMFLGSLMVVVWKRVDKQAANLLSIVVASGLICGDGLWALPSSLLAMFKVQPPICMKFLSTFQHDQMQRHFVQYLAAPQPKHL; encoded by the coding sequence ATGGCAGGAGAGGACGTCACCGGCGAGCATGTGGATTCCaaggagcatgaggaggaggatgcgtCGTCGGTGGAGGCGATTTTCGCGGGTCAGCCTCCGGCGCCATGGTGGCGGCAGGTGACGGTGCGGTCAGTGGCGGCGAGCGTGGTGCTGGGCACGGTGTTCAGCTTCATGGCCATGCGGCTGGGGTTCACCACCGGCGTAGTGCCGTCCTTCAACATGCCGGCGAGCCTGGTGAGCTTCTTCGTGATCAGCTCGTGGACGCGGCTGCTGGGCCGCTGCGGCGTCCCCACCCCGCCCTTCACCCGCCAGGAGAACGTCGTCGTCCAGACCTGCGTCATCGCCTGCGCCACCCTCGCCTTCTACGGCGGCTTCATGACCTCCCTGCCGGCCATGTCCCCGACGGTGGCCAGAgccgccggcggccccggcACCGGCACCAACGTCTACACGCTGCACGCCGGCAAGATGATCGCCTACAGCTTCCTCACCGGCTTCAGCAGCCTCTTCATCACGCTCCTCTTGACCAAGGTCATGATCCTGGACTACAAGCTGCTGTACCCATCTGGCTCCGCCATCGCCGGGCTCGTCAACAGCTTCCACACGCCCaagggggcggcgacggcgaagctGCAGGTGGCCGCTCTCCTGAGATCCCTGGTCGGAAGCTTCGGCTGGGCCGCCTTCCAGTGGTTCTACACGGGAGGAGACGGCTGCGGCTTCCAGGCCTTCCCGCTCTTCGGCCTCGACGCCTACGAGAAGCGCTTCTACTTCGACTTCTCGCCcagcctcgtcggcgtcggcatCATCTGCCCTTTCATGGTCAACCTCTCGCTGCTCGTCGGCGCCGTCCTCTCCTCCGGGATCCTCTGGCCCATCCTGCAGGCCAAGCAGGGGTCATGGTACACCGACCCTTCGCCGTCCAGCCTCAGAGGGCTCAACGGCTACAAGGTGCCCATGGGCATCTCCCTCGTGCTCGGGGACTGCCTCTTCCAGCTCACCGCCGTCACCATCAGGACGGCGCGCAGCTTCCACCACCGCCGGCAGACGAGCCAGCAGCAGCCCGACGAAGAGCCTGCAGCGAGGAGCTACGACGAACACCGCCGCATCCAGAGCTTCCAGAGCGGCCAGATCCCCACCAGCTTCGCGCTCGCCGGCTACGCTCTCCTGGCAGCCGTCGTCACCGTCCTCCTCCCCACCATCTTCCCGCAGGTCAGGTTCTACCACGTCGCCGTCTGCTACGCCATGGCCCCCCTCATGGCCTTCTGCAGCTCCTACGCGTCCGGCCTCACGGACTGGTCTCTCGGCACCATCTACGGCAAGCTCGCCATCTTCATCTTCGGGGCCTGGGTCGGCGAGGCCTCGGGTGGCGCCATCgccggcctcgtcgccggcagcatcgtcgtcgtcgtcatcggcaACTCCTCGGAGCTCATGCACGACTTCAAGTCGGCCTACCTGACGCTCACCTCACCGCGCTCCATGTTCGCCAGCCAGGTCATCGGCACCGCGCTCGGCTGCGTCATCAACCCGCTCCTCTTCCTCGGCTTCCAGAAGATGGTGGCCAAGGGCCACCTGGGAGAGCCCAACTCGCCCTACCCGGCGCCCATGGCCATGGCCTACCGCGGCATCGCTGACATAAGCGTCGAAGGGATCAGGACACTCCCCAAGCACTCCATCATGATCTGCATACCTTGCTTCTGCGCGGCGCTCTTCGTTGACGCCCTGGCGGCCGTCGCCGCAGCATGCAAGTGGAGGATCAGAGGCTGCATCCCAAACATCATGGCCATGGCGATCCCCTTCTTCGTCGGGCCAACCTTCACCATAGACATGTTCCTGGGGAGCCTCATGGTCGTCGTCTGGAAGAGGGTGGATAAGCAAGCGGCGAACCTGCTCTCCATCGTGGTGGCATCTGGCCTCATCTGCGGAGATGGCCTCTGGGCTCTGCCGTCCTCGCTTCTCGCCATGTTCAAAGTCCAGCCACCTATCTGCATGAAGTTCCTCTCCACCTTCCAGCATGACCAAATGCAGCGCCATTTCGTCCAGTACTTGGCTGCTCCGCAACCAAAGCACTTGTAG
- the LOC101781615 gene encoding D-amino-acid transaminase, chloroplastic produces MQGGDSDGVVVPVYESGAEVLQKLQDKCSSNTNRSTYPAMYSSVVGGIILDPAMMVLPIDDHMVHRGHGVFDTAMLLDGCLYELDAHLDRFLRSAAKARIDTAPFPRDALRSILLQMTAASGCRKGSIRYWLSAGPGDFLLSSAGCPAPAFYAVVIAADYDQCRDGVRAVTTSVPMKPPLFATVKNVNYLPNVLSIMDAEDRGAFAAVWVDDQGYVAEGPMVNVAFITPDRELVLPAFDKILSGCTAKRLLALAPKLVDAGLLTAVATRNITAEDARRSVEMAFVGSGLPVLPVVEWDGNPIGDGEVGQLMMALSDLLWEDMKSGPDRIAVPYSG; encoded by the exons ATGCAAG GGGGTGATAGTGATGGGGTCGTCGTCCCGGTCTACGAATCTGGCGCCGAG GTCCTGCAGAAGCTGCAGGACAAATGCAGCAGCAACACCAACAGGTCGACGTACCCGGCCATGTACTCCAGCGTGGTGGGCGGCATCATCCTTGATCCCGCGATGATGGTCCTCCCCATCGACGACCACATGGTCCACCGCGGCCACGGCGTGTTCGACACCGCCATGCTCCTCGACGGCTGCCTCTACGAGCTCGACGCCCACCTCGACCGCttcctccgctccgccgccaAGGCCAGGATCGACACGGCGCCCTTCCCGCGCGACGCCCTCCGCAGCATCCTCCTCCAGATGACCGCCGCCTCGGGATGCCGCAAGGGCTCCATCCGCTACTGGCTCAGCGCCGGCCCCGGCGACTTCCTGCTCTCCTCGGCCGGCTGCCCGGCGCCGGCCTTCTACGCCGTGGTCATCGCCGCGGACTACGACCAGTGCCGCGACGGCGTGCGCGCCGTCACCACGTCAGTGCCCATGAAGCCGCCGCTCTTCGCCACCGTGAAGAACGTCAACTACCTGCCCAACGTGCTCTCCATCATGGACGCCGAGGACCGCGGCGCCTTCGCCGCCGTCTGGGTGGACGACCAGGGGTACGTCGCCGAGGGGCCCATGGTGAACGTCGCCTTCATCACCCCGGACCGCGAGCTCGTGCTCCCGGCCTTCGACAAGATCCTCAGCGGGTGCACGGCCAAGCGCCTCCTGGCGCTCGCGCCCAAGCTCGTCGACGCAGGCCTGCTCACGGCGGTCGCCACCAGGAACATCACCGCAGAGGACGCCAGGCGCAGCGTCGAGATGGCATTCGTCGGCAGCGGCCTGCCCGTGCTGCCCGTCGTGGAGTGGGACGGCAACCCCATCGGGGACGGCGAGGTTGGGCAGCTGATGATGGCGCTGTCGGATCTGCTCTGGGAGGACATGAAGTCCGGACCGGACAGGATCGCCGTCCCCTACAGCGGCTAA
- the LOC101778948 gene encoding dnaJ homolog subfamily B member 4 → MGVDYYKVLGVDRGAGDDDLKKAYRKLAMRWHPDKNSTNKKEAEAKFKQISEAYEVLSDPQKRTIYDQLGEEGLKGQPPPGAGGPGASPFFPGGAHSTSFHFNPRSADDIFKEFFGFSGMGGMGSMRGEPGFQRSMFGNDFFPSRYGGEGSTSMQQPLHKAAPIENRLPVSLADLYKGVTKKMKISRETIDAHGRVSHVEEILTIDVKPGWKKGTKITFPEKGNEAPNMRPADIVFIIDEKPHDVFTRDGNDLVMTEKISLVEALTGYTARVTTLDGRSLSLPINSIIHPSYEEVIPGEGMPIPKDPTKKGNLRIKFNIKFPSRLTSDQKAGIKKLLGS, encoded by the exons ATGGGCGTCGACTACTACAAGGTCCTCGGCGTcgaccgcggcgccggcgacgacgacctcaAGAAGGCCTACCGGAAGCTCGCCATGCGATGGCACCCCGACAAGAACTCCACCAACAAGAAGGAGGCGGAGGCAAAGTTCAAGCAGATCTCTGAGGCATACGAG GTACTTAGCGATCCCCAGAAGCGCACAATCTATGATCAGCTAGGGGAAGAAGGGCTCAAGGGACAGCCACCTCCAGGGGCAGGAGGTCCTGGAGCATCTCCCTTCTTCCCTGGCGGGGCTCATTCCACCTCCTTCCATTTTAATCCAAGGAGCGCGGATGATATATTTAAAGAGTTCTTTGGATTCTCCGGCATGGGTGGCATGGGCAGCATGAGAGGGGAACCAGGATTCCAGCGGTCTATGTTTGGCAATGACTTCTTTCCTTCACGCTATGGCGGTGAGGGTTCCACCAGTATGCAGCAGCCATTACACAAGGCAGCTCCCATTGAGAATCGGCTTCCAGTTAGTCTTGCAGATCTGTACAAGGGTGTGACAAAAAAGATGAAAATCTCAAGAGAGACTATAGATGCCCATGG GAGAGTCTCACACGTGGAGGAAATTCTGACAATAGATGTAAAGCCTGGTTGGAAGAAGGGGACAAAGATAACATTTCCTGAGAAGGGAAATGAAGCTCCAAATATGAGACCTGCTGATATTGTTTTCATCATTGACGAGAAGCCCCACGACGTTTTCACTCGGGATGGGAATGATCTTGTCATGACTGAGAAAATCTCTCTGGTTGAAGCACTGACGGGCTATACTGCACGTGTTACTACGCTTGATGGACGGAGCCTGTCATTGCCCATTAACTCAATAATCCATCCCAGCTACGAAGAGGTAATCCCTGGAGAGGGCATGCCGATACCCAAGGACCCCACTAAGAAGGGAAATCTGCGGATTAAGTTCAACATCAAGTTCCCTTCCAGGCTGACTTCGGATCAAAAGGCTGGGATCAAGAAGCTATTAGGTTCTTAG
- the LOC101783380 gene encoding uncharacterized protein LOC101783380, giving the protein MHKQRPTELTEHGRDLGQEHERPGSEVSQAVGPRVRDTLMHTRLGPYWAPSQPRQKRERGARSIRRNPLRSAAPEEERRRFAPAMDRDGRPGWLPSLGFAFLSFNCGMAVYRSWDDPSSVAFVVVAYVALILLFRCLHLLERAGPGHRGGQGIKLAVWGLSTLLTLMFSSKVADIMPLWAQLLVWAMGIFTIVAGFYAFFLARPDAP; this is encoded by the coding sequence ATGCACAAGCAGCGGCCCACAGAGCTGACAGAACATGGCCGTGATCTCGGACAAGAGCATGAGCGTCCCGGAAGTGAAGTGAGCCAGGCCGTAGGCCCACGTGTCAGGGATACCCTTATGCACACGAGGCTTGGGCCTTATTGGGCACCCAGCCAGCCCAgacagaagagagagagaggcgctAGATCCATCCGACGAAATCCCCTCCGATCTGCCGCAccggaggaggagcgccgccggTTTGCTCCGGCGATGGATCGCGACGGCCGCCCGGGTTGGCTGCCGTCGCTGGGCTTCGCCTTCCTCAGCTTCAACTGTGGGATGGCCGTCTACCGTTCCTGGGACGACCCCTCATCCGtcgccttcgtcgtcgtcgcctaCGTCGCgctcatcctcctcttccgctGCCTCCACCTGCTCGAGCGCGCCGGCCCAGGCCACAGGGGCGGACAAGGCATCAAGCTCGCCGTCTGGGGACTCTCCACGCTCCTCACGCTCATGTTCTCATCCAAGGTCGCCGACATCATGCCGCTCTGGGCGCAGCTGCTCGTCTGGGCCATGGGGATCTTCACCATCGTCGCGGGCTTCTACGCCTTCTTCCTCGCACGCCCGGACGCACCTTGA
- the LOC101781223 gene encoding uncharacterized protein At4g28440: MSTAAAQGGDKPALRKPVFTKVDQLRPGTNGHTLTVKVVSATPVPGRARPGAPAPASSRAPRIAECLVGDDTGAIVFTARNDQVDLLKPDATVILRNAKIDMFKGSMRLAVDKWGRIEATEPASFTVKEDNNLSLVEYELVNVAE, translated from the exons ATGTCCACCGCGGCGGCCCAGGGCGGCGACAAGCCGGCGCTCCGGAAGCCCGTCTTCACCAAGGTCGACCAGCTCAGGCCCGGCACCAACGGCCACACCCTCACCGTCAAGGTCGTCAGCGCCACCCccgtccccggccgcgcgcgcccagGCGCCCCCGCACCCGCAtcctcccgcgcgccgcgcaTCGCCGAGTGCCTcgtcggggatgacaccggcgccATCGTCTTCACCGCCCGCAACGACCAAG TTGATTTGCTGAAGCCTGATGCCACGGTGATCTTGCGCAACGCTAAAATCGACATGTTCAAAGGATCAATGAGGCTTGCAGTTGACAAATGGGGGCGGATTGAGGCTACAGAACCTGCCAGCTTCACAGTGAAGGAGGACAACAACCTTTCTCTAGTAGAGTATGAATTGGTTAATGTGGCAGAGTGA
- the LOC101779354 gene encoding protein NUCLEAR FUSION DEFECTIVE 6, chloroplastic/mitochondrial isoform X1 translates to MAAAAARSLLRSSASLLRAAPARSSTSSAATRPPLRRALAAPPRLLRSPVESSFCVESLMPLHSATAGARMTSMLAIPGRGLGWLTQAETDGV, encoded by the exons atggccgccgccgccgcaaggtCGCTTCTCCGCTCGTCGGCCTCCCTTCTCCGCGCTGCCCCGGCGAGgtcctccacctcgtcggctGCGACACGTCCGCCTCTTCGGCGCGCGTTGGCTGCTCCTCCCCGCCTCCTCAG GTCGCCCGTTGAGTCGAGCTTCTGCGTGGAGTCGCTTATGCCGCtgcacagcgccaccgccggcgcgcgGATGACGTCCATGCTTGCCATCCCTGGCCGAGGCCTCGGCTGGCTCACCCAAG ctgaaacggatggagtatga
- the LOC101780416 gene encoding probable transcription factor GLK2: protein MLEVSSLRSPSKAADQRGFVGDHVGFPTSAGTDDFMVDDNLLDYIDFSSCCDMPFFDADGDILPDLEVDPTESLLAEFSSPETSPAAADGGGGAEAKPPDEKQEQVAAKTAAAEETKADDDEKAAAGGVVVTRKRNGDEVTTTEEDSAGAGAGSDTKSSAAAGGHSKKKASAGKDSNGKRKVKVDWTPELHRRFVQAVEQLGIDKAVPSRILEIMGIEGLTRHNIASHLQKYRSHRKHLMAREAEAATWAQKRQLYAAAPVARKVEAAAAAGPPWVVPTIGFPPPPPPAMAPPPPPFCRPLHVWGHPPTAAVEAPATMLPVWPRHLAPPRPWVDPGYWHQQYNAGRTKWAPPQAAAAVTQGTPCVPPPPAMVQLPRFPHPMYSRPPVMVPPPPPPPTTTTTKLAELQLQLDAHPSKESIDAAIGDVLVKPWLPLPLGLKPPSLDSVMSELHKQGIPKIPPASSTG from the exons ATGCTTGAGGTGTCGAGCCTTCGGAGCCCTAGCAAGGCGGCGGATCAGCGCGGGTTCGTCGGCGACCATGTCGGGTTCCCGACGTCCGCCGGCACCGACGACTTCATGGTGGACGACAACCTGCTGGACTACATCGACTTCAGCAGCTGCTGCGACATGCCCTTCTTCGACGCCGACGGGGACATCCTCCCCGACCTGGAGGTCGACCCCACCGAGTCGCTTCTCGCCGAGTTCTCCTCGCCGGAGAcgagcccggcggcggcagacggcggcggcggcgctgaggcCAAGCCGCCGGACGagaagcaagaacaagtagcggcgaagacagcagcagcagaagagaCGAAGGCAGACGATGACGaaaaagcagcagcaggaggtgTAGTAGtgacgaggaagaggaacgGGGATGAGGTGACGACGACGGAGGAGGATtctgccggcgccggggccgggtcCGACACCaagtcgtcggcggcggcgggtggccacAGCAAGAAGAAGGCGTCGGCGGGCAAGGACTCCAACGGCAAGCGGAAGGTGAAG GTGGACTGGACGCCGGAGTTGCACCGGCGGTTCGTGCAGGCGGTGGAGCAGCTGGGCATCGACAAGGCCGTGCCGTCACGGATCCTCGAGATCATGGGGATAGAGGGCCTCACACGACACAACATTGCAAGCCACCTCCAG AAGTACCGGTCGCACAGAAAGCACCTGATGGCtcgggaggcggaggccgccaCCTGGGCGCAGAAGCGGCAGCTgtacgcggcggcgccggtggcgaggaaggtGGAGGCGGCAGCTGCTGCAGGGCCGCCGTGGGTGGTGCCGACCATCgggttcccgccgccgccgccgccggccatggctcctcctcctccgcccttCTGCCGGCCGCTGCACGTGTGGGGCCACCCTcccacggcggcggtggaggctcCGGCGACGATGCTGCCGGTGTGGCCGCGGCACctggcgccgccccggccgtgGGTGGACCCGGGCTACTGGCACCAGCAGTACAAC GCGGGCAGGACGAAGTGGGCTCCGCCGCAGGCAGCCGCAGCAGTGACGCAAGGGACGCCGTGCgtgcctcctccgcccgccatGGTCCAGCTGCCCAGGTTTCCGCACCCCATGTACAGCAGACCACCCGTGATggtgcctccgccgccgcccccgccgacgACGACAACTACAAAGCTCGCCGAGTTGCAGCTTCAGCTCGACGCGCACCCG TCCAAGGAGAGCATCGACGCAGCCATTGGAGACGTTTTAGTGAAGCcatggctgccgctgccgctgggtCTCAAGCCGCCCTCCCTCGACAGCGTCATGTCCGAGCTGCACAAGCAAGGCATACCCAAGATCCCACCGGCGTCCTCCACCGGCTGA